In Prosthecobacter fusiformis, the sequence TTGAGCAGCCAGATGACTTCGAGGTTGCGGTGAGTCAGGCGTTCCAGTTCGCGGCTGGAACGCACGCGGTTGAGGTAGCCGTAGAGGTAAAGCTTGAGCAGGTCTCCCGGTGCATAGCCTGGCCGACCGGTGGCCGCCGCCTCCACAGGAAGCTTCGCCTGCCGGAAGTCCAGTTCATCAACGAAGGCGTCGATGAAGCGCACGGGGTTGTCTTCGCTGAGGTAGTCCTCAAGGCTTTGCGGCAGCATCCAGGCCTGACTGCGGTCATCTCCTTGAAGGTAGCTCATGACAACTGTTGCCCCATCAAAAATGCCCCTTCAAGGGTTTTGACACAGTCTCTGGCGCGAGCAGCCACAGGGAACCCCACTCGCTGGCGCGAGCAACCACACCGAAAAAAAAATCAGCCCGGATCTGGTGGATCCGGGCTGAGTCCCCTGCCCCATGAGGGAGCAGGCGTGAGCGATTTAAATCAACGACGACGGCGGAAGAAGAGGCCGAACAATCCGAAGAACAGGAGGAACATGCGGCTCGGCTCTGGGATGACGAAGACAATGCCGTGGGAGCTGAAGTAACTCGTATTCCAGCTCCGGCCGACGCCGAGGTCAGGCAGATTCAGGAAACCGTGCGTTCCGGCCAGGGTACCGGCGGCACCACTGTCATCAATGGAAGCCCAGTCCACCAGGTGGAAGACGGCACCATAGTCTGGCACGTAGCCATTCAGGAAATCGCCCGAGATGGTGAGGGTGGCGTTGATGGTCTGCACCCCAGTACCAGTGATGTTGATCTGGTCATGCTTGGTGGTGGAGTCGTAGCTGTCAGTCCAGTCTGAGGGAATGACAAAAGTGCCAGGATTGGCCTGATAGGCGGCGACAGCATCCGTATCGATGACCGTTGCGCCACCGATCTGGAAGAACAGCTCGGAACCGGTGTTGGCCGTGAGCGTGCCCACCGTCAGCTGGCCGATGGTGCTGACGCCCAGGGCATCCATGGAGCCTGGAGTGATGCGCCCCGTGGTGGTGACACCGCCAGAGATCCGTCCCGTGCCGCCCAGGAAGGCCCCGGCAGACACGGTGACATTGCCTGAGCCGGTGGCGGAGGCGAAGCTGCTGGGGTTATTGGCCAGGAGACCTCCTGCACTGACTGCGGTATTGCCAGTGTAGAAATTGTCCGAAGTCAAAACCAGCAACCCAGAGCCGGTTTTTGACAGACTGCCTACAGCACTTCCATTGGTGATCTGGTTGTTGATCACCACTTTCGCACCCGTGCCGACTGCAAGCCCTAGGGTGCGTACCGTGGTGGAGGCATTGGCGATGGAGAGTATATCACCATCAAAGGTGGTCACCCCGGTGTTCGTCACGGTCAGCGTGCGGCTGCCGGTGGACTGATTGAAGTTACCGGTGAAGAGCAAGTCTGCCGATCCTGTAATGGTGGCGCTGCCAGTGAATTCAAGATTGCCCAAGACTGTATCGAAGCTGCCGATGTTCAAAATGCCTCCCGCAAGGGTGAGATCCGTGCCGGATGGCAGAGCATTGGCCACACCGTAGGTCAGGGTACCGGCGGTGATGGAGGCTGGCCCAGTGAAATCCCCTGCAGCATTGAGGGTCAAAGTACCGTTGCCCAGCTTGGACAGTCCGCCAGCCCCCCCACTGCCAAAAGCATTGGCAAAGGTGACGTTGTTACCATTGGTATCAAAAACACCACCGCCAAGGCCCAGCATCATGTCACGGACTGTCGGGTCAAAGGTGGAGCCTGTGGCCCAGCGCAGACCGCCGCTGAAGAAGTTCAGCCCGCCGCTGCCCAGACGGTCCAGTGCAGAGACTTCAATGAAGCCTTGGTTGAACCAGGTGCCGCCGGTATAGGTGCTGGCATTGGAAAGTATCAGCAAGCCAGCACCCGACTTGGTCAGGGAAGCATTACTGGTGGTGAGGGAGGGCGTCACCGTCAGGCTGCTGGTGGCATTGGTGACATACATGATGTATTCATCCGTGGCAGTGCGCAGCTCGGAGAAGCCGTTCAAGGTCATGCCATTGGCAGCAGTGGTGGTGGCAGCCAGCAAGGCACCGCTGCTGAGGGTGAGCACATCCGCCGCTCCACCGGTGACGGTGACTGCAGCCGTGCTGGAATCCAGCACCAGGGAATTGATGGTCTTGCTGCCGCCAGTCAGTGCAGCCAGCGTGCTGGCGGAGAACCGGACGTTGTTCTGCGTGGAAGCGGCGAGCGCGTTATAACCGGCTTCATTTTGAATGTATTCAGTGGTCAGCAGCGGACGCAGACTGGAACTGCCCGTATCATAGGTGACAAAACTGTTCCCCAGGGCCGTGGAGCTGCTGGCATCCCCAACCATGTAGGGGTAAATGCTGCGGTCCGTGCCACCTGCACCGGTGCCGCCGATGGCACCGGAGGGAAGTGTGCCGAAGGTGACGAGACCGCGCCTGCCGGATGCGGCACCAAGGCTTAAACCGCGCACGAGCACCGTGGCCTTGTTGTTGCGGACGAGGTCTGCGGCCGTGAGGCGTGCCGCAGTATTCGCGGCCGCATTATTCGCCTCCACCATGATGACGTTATGCCCGGCCCCGAGGACGAGGCTGCCGATGGTTTCGTTACGGATTTCTCCCTCATCATTGTCATTGCGAATACGCAGCCCGTTGCTACCAGCCGTATAGTTCAGGGTCACGCTGGCAGAATTGCCGATGCGGTCGGTGTCATTGTCACCCTCCTGGTCACTGAGCACGGTGCCCGCACCATTGATGGTGAAGCTGGCGGCATTGACCAGGATGCCAGATGTGGAATCCAGGTGCAGAAGCCCCTGGTTAACGATGACGTTACCCGTAAACAAAGTGCTGTTCCCTTCCATCTCCTGGGTGTTAGCTCCATTTTTAATGAAGGTGCCTGAGCCTTCCAGAGTGCCTGTAAAGACGGGCGTGGTACCTGAGTTGTTCAGCAGCGTCAGAGTACCCGTGCCGATGTTCACCCGGCCGCCGTCCGCACCGCCGCCAGCCAAACCGGCGATGGTTTCAGAACTGTTATTGAGATCCAGCAACGCCCCTGTCCGGTTGCGCAGGGTGACGATGGAGCGGTCACCAATGGCCTTGCCGCCAGAGATGCTGAGGACACCCTCATTGATCGTCGTCTGCCCCGTGTATAAATTGTCCCCATTCAGGATCATGGTGCCCGCACCGCTCTTGGTCAGAGCCAGGTTGCCATTTACAAGAGAGGCGAGGGTGAAGCCATTGCTGCTGTGCTGGTGCACGATCAGTTCTGTCAGGATGGTGGAGTCAGTCACCGGCAGGCCACTGCTGATGACACCGCCGGAGATGCTGGCGCTGGCGGCACCTTCTGCAATGAGGATGCCCCCGCTGGTAAGGGTGAGATTGGCATCACTACCCAGGACCAGATTCGAAGCGTTGGCCGAATTGAAGACTAGGCTGTTGATGCTGCCAGTTTCGACGATTCCGGTATAACCGGAAGCATCGCTGACATTGTCTCCGGCCAGCCAGGTGCTGACGTCATCCTTCAGCACGGTGGTCGCGGCCACAATGTTACCGTTGACATCCACGGAGGCAAAAGCTCTGCGGCTGTATGAAGCCCAGCCCCCCAGGGAGGTAAAGCCGTCCGGGTTCTCGGAGGTCGTCACGAAAATGGCATTGGCCGAAGAGGCCTCAAAGCTCATCGTGGTGCCCAGCACCAGACGCGTGACCGCTCCCATGTCGAAGGTCAGCTGCTGGCTGCCAACGTTGTTGATCTGAATGGAGGCTGCCCCGGCGGTTGACCCCAGGGTGACACCATTCACCGTTTCCGTAAAGGACAGGGTCTCATGACCGTCCATGATCAGGGTGCCGCCATTGAACGTCAGCAGTCCACTGCCGATCTTCTGCGTATTGCTGTCCGTATAGTCCAGGCGCAGGAGCCCGTTGGTAAGGGTGGTGGTGCCGCTAAGGCCAGTGTTGTTGCTTTTCAGGATCACTTCACCCGCGCCGTTTTTAACGGTGTTGGCCGTGCCGGTGAGGTTGATGCCTTCGATCGTGCCGCGATACAGATTGAGGCTGGTATTCACCGTGATGGTACCGCCATTGCCGGTGATGAGGCCTTCCAGGCCGGCCCCAGTCTGGCCCAAGTCCACACGCGGGACCGTAATGTTAAACGTGTTCATGTTCAGGATGCCTGCGACACCGGCAGTTTCATAACCGATCAGCAGGCCATCGATGCCCTGCGCGGTGCTGGTGACATCATCGGTCAGGAAGTTCACCTGGCCACCGTTGCGGGCGTAGATGTAATTGCTGCTGCCGGAAGTGAATGAAAGGCTGCCCGTGGTGCCCAGATTCAGCACAGAGCCGGTGTTGGTCACACGCAGGTCATCCGCCAGTGTGCTGAGCGCACCGCTGAGGGTCCAGGTGCCGGAATTCACATCCACGTCCGCCGAGGTTCCTGTCTGGGTGATGCCGCCCGAGATGACGCCGGAGCTGGTGGCATTACCCGTGAGGTTCAGCGCAAAAGCGGCAGTGCCGTTGATCGCTCCGCTGTAGGTGATGACGGCATCATTCGTCCCGAAGCTGCTCATGCTGGAAGTACCCGTAAAGGAGATGGGACGGTTTGTGGACTGGCTGGCGGCTCCGATGAACTGGAGATTGCCCCCGCTCAAAGTGATGGTGCCCTGTCCCAGGTTGCTGGCGGCTCCGCTCACATCCGTGACAGTGCTGAACTGCAAGATGCCAGTAGTCACTCTGACATTGCTGAAAGTATTCGCCCCGGAAAGCTCCAGTATGCCGTTGCCAGTTTTTGTCAGGCTGCCATTGCTGATCACGCCGGAGATCACGGCCTTATCTGTCGTGGCGGTGGTGTTGTCCGTCACAGTGACCGTGCGGGTGCCGCCATTGAGATCAATGTTGTTCTGGAAATTCACCACGTCATTGGCCGTGAGGGAGCCAAAGATGAGCGGTGCACCGTCACTGACAAAATATTGCGTGCTGCCCCAGACCAGGGTGCTGGGCGGCAGGTCTGGCACGCCGTCCGTGTTTGTGCCGCCGATGTTGACGTACAAGGTGTCGCCCTGTGCGGCGAAACCGCCCCCAGCCGTACCTGCGGCCCACTGCACCTGATTGTTCCCTGTACCGAGGCTGCGGGTGAAATCACCAGAGCCCTCAAAGACCCCGCCATTGAGGATCAAATTACCCGTTGTGTCCAGGCCCAGGATGGCCCCGGCATTGATCTGGTAAGTGCCGTTGAAGTTGTAATTGGTCACGCCACGGATGTCGAGCGTGCCTGTGCCAGCCTTCGTGAAGAGGCCGCTGCCGATGACGGTGTCCATCTCCCAGGACATGTCCACTTCCGCCGCAGAGCTGTTGCCGATGTTGACGGTGATGCCGGAGGTGCCCAGATCCAGCGTGCCATCTCCATCAATGATCGTGGTCAGATTGCTGCCGGTGGATGAAAAGGTGATGGCGGTCGGGGCGAGGGTGACCCCATCGCCGATGCGGATCAGTGTCGAGCCGCCAGCAGGCCCCCCACCTGTCGTCAGGGTCGTCACTGCATGCCTGGACACGGTCCCTTCCAGCAGCAGGGTGCCGTTGCTGACCGTCAGCGTTCCGGCACCCAGCGTGGCAGCACCGCTGAGTTTCAGAGTGCCTCCCAGATTGGTGCTGTTGCCCAGGGAGGTGTTTCCGGTATAGAAATTACGCTGGGTCAGTTCCAGGCTGCCATTGCCGAATTTGGCCAGGGAACTCGTGGACGGAGTGCCGTTAAGGAATGACCCGTTCAGCACGACGCTGCCGCTGTCATTGACGGCGATGTTCAGCGTGCGGCCGGAAGTTGAATCCGTAATAAGCGCGTTCCCATTGATGGTGACGTTACCGCCGCCATTGACAGTCAGGGTACGGGACGCGGCGGAAGTGGAGGTCGTGAGCATGCCGTCGAAAATCACATCCCCTTCCGCATACAGGGTGGCATTGGCCGTCAGTGTGAGACCGCCCAGGGTTGCGTCAAAGCTGCCCATGTCCAGCGTGCTCAGGTTCAGCACTACATTGGAACTCGTCGGCAGGGCATTGTCCACGCCATAGCGCAGGGTGCCACCTGTGATCGTGGTGGTGCCGCCATAGCTGGCTGCGGCATTCAATGTCAGGATGCCATTGCCTGTCTTGGTGAAACTGCCGGCCCCGCCATTACCGATGCTGTTGGCCAGCGCCAGATCATGGCCGTTGGTATCAAGGGTGGCAACACCGGAGAGGAATGCGATGCTGCGGGCGGAGAGATCATCGCCAGAATACGCGGCATCCAGCAGAAGAGTACCGTTAGCAAACAGGAGATCGCCACCATTACCGCCGATGTTGTCCAGATCCGAAATCTGTAGCACACCTTCATTGATAGCAACACTGTCCAGGCCCAAGTTGCTGGCCGTCAGGATCAGAGTGCCAGGACCAGATTTGGTAAGGTTTGCCCCGGTCGTGGTGAGCGCGGAGTCAATGGAGGCGGAAGAGCCCATCACGTGGAAAACGTATTCACCCGCCGTCGGACTGACATTGATGCCTGTGAATCCGCTCAGCGTTGAGGAGCCTGTGCCGCTGAAAAGGAAACCGCCGCTCTCCACTGTGAGGGGGCCGGTGCCGTCACCCGTCAGATCCACGATGCCGGTGCCTGTTGATATAAGCAACGCACGCAGAGCCTTGTTACCGGCAGCGGCGGTGGTGCTGGCACTGACCAGCACGTTTTGAGTATTCGTCACCGCATCCCAAGTCACCGCATTCGTCACGTTGAGGTATTCGGTGCTGAGATTCAAAGGCCGCCAGGTTGCATTGGCCCCACCGGTGGTCGTGAGGAAGCTGTCTGCCGCTACCGTCCCCCCCGCAGATGAGCCGATGGCCCACGGAATGACCGGCAGGCTGGTGGTGGTGCCAGTGCCATAGCCGGTGAAGGCGGCCGCAGACTGGAACTGGCCGCGCCTGCCTGTGGTGTTTTGAGTGCCCAGACCACGCAAGACCATGGTAGCTTGGTTTTGACGCACAATGGAGGACGCACGCAGGACGGAAAGGGCGGCAGCGTCAGAGCTTGTAGCATCCACACGCACGGAACTCACACCGGAGCCAAAGGTTACCACGCCAATCTGTTCAATGTGGTCATCCGCCTGGTCATGACGGTAGAAAAGGGAATCCGTGGTGGAACCACCGCTGTTGAGGAAGAACGGCACATCATTGGCCACACGTCCAGGTGTGCCCGTATTCACCGTGATACCGTGGTGCTCAATAAAGAAGCTGCCTCCATCGCTGACGTTCACCGTTGTGCCGGATGGCACCTGGGTGAGCTGGTTGTTGTTTCCATTGATATCAATGGTCAGGCGACCACCGCTGACGTTGACCACACCCTGCGGCCCCAGGTTCAAGAAACCGTCCGTGATCACCAGCGTGCTGGCACCGATGCGGGTGAGCGTGGCCGAGCCGGAGGTGGCGTTGATATTGCCATAGAAAGTCCCGCCAGCGATCTGGTTGATGGTCAGCGTCTCGCCATTGGCTATGTTGACCTGCATGTTTTTGTAGTTGGTCGAACTGCCGCCGGAGAGGGCGCCGATGGTTTCAGAATCCACCACGTCCAGGACCACACCGGTCGTCGCCTCCATAATCACCGCTGCCCGGTCACCCAGGGCATTGCCGCCTTGCAACCGCACGGTGCCGCCGGAAAGACGCAGCGTGCCGTTAGAGGTGTTGGTGGCGCTGTCCAGCACCAGGGTGCCGGAGCCCGCCTTTGTCAGCGCCAGCGTTCCGTTCATCCGGGAGGTGAGATTAAAATCAGCCGTGCCGTCATGCGTGATGATCAGCTCGTTCGTGCCGCTGCTGATGAACCCGCCGCTGATGCCTGCCGTGCCGCTCACGTTGCTGGTGATGAGGATACCACCGCTAGCGATGTTCAGCGTTTCATCCGCTCCAACAGTGACCGTGCTGCCGGAGGCGGCATCAAAACGCAGACTGTTGATGCTGAGGCTGCTGGCCAAGGTGCCGGTAAAGCCGGTGCTTTCCGTGATATCGGCCCCGGCTGTCCACATGGCTACATCATTGATCACAGTGCTGTCAAATCCGGTGATCTTATCGTCGATGATAGTGGCAAAAACAGCACTGCCATTGCCTAACTGGTAAGTGGCCCAGCCGCCCAGGATATCCCCTGCCCCGTTCTCGGCCGTGGTGACCAGACTCCCCAAAGTGGTGGAGGGATTGAAACGTAGGGTGGCACCCAGATTCCGCGTGATGCTGCCCACCTGCAGGGTGGCCGCCGCACCGGCGGTATTGATGCGCACGACGGCAGGCGCGGGATCTGTGGAAGAACCCAGGGTGAGGTTTCCTGCATTCGTTGTCACCGCCGTGCTGGCATGGCCGTCGATCTGGAGGGTGCCACCATTCATGGTTAGGCCCGCCGCGCTGATCTTGGCACCCGTGTTGTCGGTGTAGTCCAGCACCAGGATGCCGTTATTGATTGTGGAAATGCCAGCACCGGTCACGGTGTTATCGCCGGAGAGCGTGACCGTATTGACCGAGTTCTTGGTCAGCGTGCTGCCGCTGCCAAAGGTGATGTCTCCTGAAATGCTGCCATTGTTGAGCACCAGACTGCCACCCTGGCTCAGCGAGCCGGTGATGCTGCCGCTGCCATAGTTTAAGCCGCCATTGTCTGCACTGATGGTCGCCCCCAGATTGGTCGTGCCGCTGATGGCGATATCCACTTCCACGACACCATTGCGTATGCTCATGGTCGTGGCACCAAATGACCCGCCCCCCACACTGTCAATGATGCTGCCGGAAAGATCCGGAGAGGACACATTGTTTGCAGCTGTACGGCCGATCAGGATTTCTGTCACCGTGGAGCCTGTAGTTCCATGGATGTCCAGGATACCGCCGCTGGCTGTCTCTGTGGAAATGTTAAAATCATCCACATCGGTGGTTAGCGCACCATTCACCGTCAGCGTGAGGAGGGCATCCCGGATGAAGAGATCATCGCCTGTGAAGGCATTGGCCACATTGAAGATCAGTTCACCGCTGGTGATGACCAGATTGTCCACAATGGTCGTAGCACTATCCATCCTCCAGGTGCCGGTGCCGTTCTTGTTCAGGTCTCCCGTGTTGCTGGTCTGCACGAACTCACCGGCGAAAATGCCGTAGCCTGTACCTTCCAGATTCAGACTGTTGACCCCCGGATTAAACACACCCGTGTAGGTGATGGTGGCCCCGCCCGTGCCGGAGGCATCCAGAATGCCGGTGGTTGTGAAAGTAATGCCCCGGTCCGTTTCCTGGTCCGCACCGCCGATGAACTGCAAGCGCCCACCGCTGAGAGTAATGCCATTGGTGCCCTGGCCCAAGTTGCTCGGGCCGCCGCCATTGTCACTGACGGTGCTGAATTGAAGAGTACCAGCCGAGACGGTGATGGCCCCTTCAAAGGTATTGTCCCCGGCCAGTTCCAAAGCGCCGTTGCCCGTTTTGGTAATGCCGCCGTTGCTGAGCACCCCGGAGATCACAGCTTTGTCCGCCGTGGAGGAGGTATTGTCCGCCACACTGAAGGTGCGCTCGGCACCGGCTAGATTGATGTCATTGGTGAAGGTCACCACATCGTTGGCCGTCACGGAGCCAAAGATCAAAGGGGCCCCGCTCTGAACAAAAAATTGTTCACCCCAGGTCAGGGAAAGCGGTGTCGCCACCCCGCCCAGCGTCACGGTCAAGGGACCACCCGCAGCAGCAAACCCGCCGCCCGCCGTGGTCGTGGTCCACTGCACTTGATTATCCCCGGCTCCAAGGCTGCGGGTGAAGGTGCCGCTGCTCTGATACACACCACCATTGAGCAATAGATTGTTATCCAGTGCGCCCAATCCCATGATCGCGCCCGCACTCACCGTGAAGGTGCCGTCAAAATCGTTGTTGGCGATGCCGCTGAGATCCAGGGTGCCATTGCCCGTTTTTGTAAACACACCGCTGCCGATGAGGTTATCTATGCTCCAGATCATGTCCGCATCCAAAGCCGCATTGTCAGCGACACTGACGGTGATGCCACTGGTGCCCAGATCCAGCGTGCCATCTCCCGTGATGGTGGCGGCCAGGGTGGTGGTGCCGCTGTAGGTGATGGCGGTGGCCTTCAGGGTGCGGCCTGCACCCACATCAATCAGCGCCGAGGTGCCCGCTGAGTTACCCATGGTCAGGGTAGCCACGGACTGATCCGCGCCTTCAATGAACAGGCTGCCCGCAGTCACCGTCAGGTTGCCCGTGCTCAGCTTGCCTGCGCCCGTCAGCCGCAGGGTACCATTGTTGTTGTTCAGCGTCGTTGTGCCGGTATAAGTATTGGCAGCAGTCAAAGTCAGCGTGCCGCTACCGGAATAGGCGAGTGCACTCGCACCTGAGCTCAGGCCATTGGTAACGAGACCTGAAATGAGCACATCCCCTGTGCCGTTGAGGGTCAGCGTGCGGG encodes:
- a CDS encoding beta strand repeat-containing protein, which gives rise to MSHLKRPLFRVTVTASMMCFHLLALTHPFAAPTTWTAGSDDNNNWADGSNWDTLVAPTLVDDVFFVSPIPNTAPLLNPEIIVLANGSLANQITFNDSYLLSGGSVELGSGLMDVNFLDTVSVDSLLTGTAGFNKAGRGTLWLTNASNNYTGVTTVSNGTLIISDEAQLGASTDAVIITGNTSVGNGGGNLLLLSGWDSTLEFERDLNISGGGSNNFGSALTTVGNVHLTGDIQTSASGGQDTRIASNFGNLQISGTLTISQGTTRSLTTQGAGNIMVDGLVTGIGGITKTGIGGMTLTNVNNDFTGTVRVDTGSLRVSSSAVIGTSTAVASIGLNGGIFEIRSDAPDFQNKNIQLAGSSSTVFVDRAINGSGLNVEVDMGNFSFGGSNRNLTLGGRNGYTVHLTGLDGEMGGGGGNQTTLTNNARLATLDANLWKNSDSTARVLTLTGTGNTIVTGGILATGGAHVLTKGGTGTLTILGNSNYTGATNTSGGALLISGFGSLGANPGSSTAAVNIGSTTTTAGILTYLGQPGTGAGETTTRTINLNGTSAAVTLNADQAGTAPSALIFTSNFTATGLGNKILTLGGTNKLDNEIRGAIPNSTGFTTSLQKSGVGTWNLSGTNTYTGTTTITDGVLKVRANAASSTIIQDASAILFNVDTLTQAAGGTLEFVGRDAQNNIETLGALTPTAGAGTILLTPGAGGTASLVFSSYAGATNGAGYGLNIVGSDASNKVTLTGVATGLVSPNVYFDSSHFAYSDGGVLRAPVYGTDANFVTSATALTTGVNNEITGSFNADAVTISTLRINGAHTLTLNASQTLTINVGGANTAGGILATGGNSTITGGTGITTGGAGALVVRVDGEVDKLTIASILTSGTSGGLTKNGLGTLVLSAVNAQTGDTHINEGTLQLSGSSSRISGASAALNIRQGATLDLNGVNSGTAIGIFNGAGTVTNSAATTTAILTVGNGNGIGNFTGLIEDGAGKISVFKTGSGSQTWSGLNTYTGSTTIASTGVVSVAYLADIGEASGIGMGDADNNAQSLIFTGSTGGLSYTGLESISIDREFTLGGTGARIQSNGQNNATLIWNSTSALTFGTGITAAQLLTLGGASIGDNQFDLRIINNTNGGAATSVTKADAGLWILGNQSNSYSGSTTISGGALRAIDGGSLPTTSALVLGGGVLETHGTFDRALASSATAGSVHWSAGGGFAASTDRLLVAIGGTASPTDLTWGSGGFMTSGSLVLSSTTALFDVEMVNNINLNGAVRTISVSDNTSTAFDFATLSGDISGTGTSGITKSGNGRLQLLGANTYEGNTSISAGALVVTSVGGSGMASSSLGAGTGALSIGSGTTAGTLIYVGSGETSDRLINMAGTASSTTSPGGTTIESSGTGALILRNVVNSGNYIAARTKTLTLQGQNTDANEISSNLANFDGPLAVTKTGGGTWILSGNNIGMTGTVSVSAGALGIGHDNAMGSGNLTVSNSYLFAQGGDRMLTNTAIFTVAGNTVASFIGEHSISIDATTSILFGSSSGSSTITNNLIEGEKLTLDAPVMRNNDSGSARTMTFNGSGYTIVNANITDNPSSTVRASNITYSGTGTLELNGNNSHSGPTTISNAAAKVILGTDSAFGTGNAILTTGTLFSNGTDRTIANNVTHGGTFAIDGEDKFTFNGMWLNSGGNRTLTVNTTGGVELAGEVRLSESTGTTARTLTLNGTGDVLISGVISNGTGTGNSAFSYTGTGTLTLNGVNTHSGNTTISNAAAKVILGTDSAFGTGTALLTTGTLFSNGTDRTIANNVTHGGTFIIAGDDKITFNGMWLNSAASRTLTVNTTGEGVVLAGEVRLSESTTTTARTLTLNGTGDVLISGLVTNGLSSGASALAYSGSGTLTLTAANTYTGTTTLNNNNGTLRLTGAGKLSTGNLTVTAGSLFIEGADQSVATLTMGNSAGTSALIDVGAGRTLKATAITYSGTTTLAATITGDGTLDLGTSGITVSVADNAALDADMIWSIDNLIGSGVFTKTGNGTLDLSGIANNDFDGTFTVSAGAIMGLGALDNNLLLNGGVYQSSGTFTRSLGAGDNQVQWTTTTAGGGFAAAGGPLTVTLGGVATPLSLTWGEQFFVQSGAPLIFGSVTANDVVTFTNDINLAGAERTFSVADNTSSTADKAVISGVLSNGGITKTGNGALELAGDNTFEGAITVSAGTLQFSTVSDNGGGPSNLGQGTNGITLSGGRLQFIGGADQETDRGITFTTTGILDASGTGGATITYTGVFNPGVNSLNLEGTGYGIFAGEFVQTSNTGDLNKNGTGTWRMDSATTIVDNLVITSGELIFNVANAFTGDDLFIRDALLTLTVNGALTTDVDDFNISTETASGGILDIHGTTGSTVTEILIGRTAANNVSSPDLSGSIIDSVGGGSFGATTMSIRNGVVEVDIAISGTTNLGATISADNGGLNYGSGSITGSLSQGGSLVLNNGSISGDITFGSGSTLTKNSVNTVTLSGDNTVTGAGISTINNGILVLDYTDNTGAKISAAGLTMNGGTLQIDGHASTAVTTNAGNLTLGSSTDPAPAVVRINTAGAAATLQVGSITRNLGATLRFNPSTTLGSLVTTAENGAGDILGGWATYQLGNGSAVFATIIDDKITGFDSTVINDVAMWTAGADITESTGFTGTLASSLSINSLRFDAASGSTVTVGADETLNIASGGILITSNVSGTAGISGGFISSGTNELIITHDGTADFNLTSRMNGTLALTKAGSGTLVLDSATNTSNGTLRLSGGTVRLQGGNALGDRAAVIMEATTGVVLDVVDSETIGALSGGSSTNYKNMQVNIANGETLTINQIAGGTFYGNINATSGSATLTRIGASTLVITDGFLNLGPQGVVNVSGGRLTIDINGNNNQLTQVPSGTTVNVSDGGSFFIEHHGITVNTGTPGRVANDVPFFLNSGGSTTDSLFYRHDQADDHIEQIGVVTFGSGVSSVRVDATSSDAAALSVLRASSIVRQNQATMVLRGLGTQNTTGRRGQFQSAAAFTGYGTGTTTSLPVIPWAIGSSAGGTVAADSFLTTTGGANATWRPLNLSTEYLNVTNAVTWDAVTNTQNVLVSASTTAAAGNKALRALLISTGTGIVDLTGDGTGPLTVESGGFLFSGTGSSTLSGFTGINVSPTAGEYVFHVMGSSASIDSALTTTGANLTKSGPGTLILTASNLGLDSVAINEGVLQISDLDNIGGNGGDLLFANGTLLLDAAYSGDDLSARSIAFLSGVATLDTNGHDLALANSIGNGGAGSFTKTGNGILTLNAAASYGGTTTITGGTLRYGVDNALPTSSNVVLNLSTLDMGSFDATLGGLTLTANATLYAEGDVIFDGMLTTSTSAASRTLTVNGGGNVTINGNALITDSTSGRTLNIAVNDSGSVVLNGSFLNGTPSTSSLAKFGNGSLELTQRNFYTGNTSLGNSTNLGGTLKLSGAATLGAGTLTVSNGTLLLEGTVSRHAVTTLTTGGGPAGGSTLIRIGDGVTLAPTAITFSSTGSNLTTIIDGDGTLDLGTSGITVNIGNSSAAEVDMSWEMDTVIGSGLFTKAGTGTLDIRGVTNYNFNGTYQINAGAILGLDTTGNLILNGGVFEGSGDFTRSLGTGNNQVQWAAGTAGGGFAAQGDTLYVNIGGTNTDGVPDLPPSTLVWGSTQYFVSDGAPLIFGSLTANDVVNFQNNIDLNGGTRTVTVTDNTTATTDKAVISGVISNGSLTKTGNGILELSGANTFSNVRVTTGILQFSTVTDVSGAASNLGQGTITLSGGNLQFIGAASQSTNRPISFTGTSSMSSFGTNDAVITYSGAINGTAAFALNLTGNATSSGVISGGITQTGTSADVDVNSGTWTLSGALSTLADDLRVTNTGSVLNLGTTGSLSFTSGSSNYIYARNGGQVNFLTDDVTSTAQGIDGLLIGYETAGVAGILNMNTFNITVPRVDLGQTGAGLEGLITGNGGTITVNTSLNLYRGTIEGINLTGTANTVKNGAGEVILKSNNTGLSGTTTLTNGLLRLDYTDSNTQKIGSGLLTFNGGTLIMDGHETLSFTETVNGVTLGSTAGAASIQINNVGSQQLTFDMGAVTRLVLGTTMSFEASSANAIFVTTSENPDGFTSLGGWASYSRRAFASVDVNGNIVAATTVLKDDVSTWLAGDNVSDASGYTGIVETGSINSLVFNSANASNLVLGSDANLTLTSGGILIAEGAASASISGGVISSGLPVTDSTILTELIVHQHSSNGFTLASLVNGNLALTKSGAGTMILNGDNLYTGQTTINEGVLSISGGKAIGDRSIVTLRNRTGALLDLNNSSETIAGLAGGGADGGRVNIGTGTLTLLNNSGTTPVFTGTLEGSGTFIKNGANTQEMEGNSTLFTGNVIVNQGLLHLDSTSGILVNAASFTINGAGTVLSDQEGDNDTDRIGNSASVTLNYTAGSNGLRIRNDNDEGEIRNETIGSLVLGAGHNVIMVEANNAAANTAARLTAADLVRNNKATVLVRGLSLGAASGRRGLVTFGTLPSGAIGGTGAGGTDRSIYPYMVGDASSSTALGNSFVTYDTGSSSLRPLLTTEYIQNEAGYNALAASTQNNVRFSASTLAALTGGSKTINSLVLDSSTAAVTVTGGAADVLTLSSGALLAATTTAANGMTLNGFSELRTATDEYIMYVTNATSSLTVTPSLTTSNASLTKSGAGLLILSNASTYTGGTWFNQGFIEVSALDRLGSGGLNFFSGGLRWATGSTFDPTVRDMMLGLGGGVFDTNGNNVTFANAFGSGGAGGLSKLGNGTLTLNAAGDFTGPASITAGTLTYGVANALPSGTDLTLAGGILNIGSFDTVLGNLEFTGSATITGSADLLFTGNFNQSTGSRTLTVTNTGVTTFDGDILSIANASTTVRTLGLAVGTGAKVVINNQITNGSAVGSLSKTGSGLLVLTSDNFYTGNTAVSAGGLLANNPSSFASATGSGNVTVSAGAFLGGTGRISGGVTTTGRITPGSMDALGVSTIGQLTVGTLTANTGSELFFQIGGATVIDTDAVAAYQANPGTFVIPSDWTDSYDSTTKHDQINITGTGVQTINATLTISGDFLNGYVPDYGAVFHLVDWASIDDSGAAGTLAGTHGFLNLPDLGVGRSWNTSYFSSHGIVFVIPEPSRMFLLFFGLFGLFFRRRR
- a CDS encoding transposase — translated: MSYLQGDDRSQAWMLPQSLEDYLSEDNPVRFIDAFVDELDFRQAKLPVEAAATGRPGYAPGDLLKLYLYGYLNRVRSSRELERLTHRNLEVIWLL